In Meiothermus ruber DSM 1279, the following proteins share a genomic window:
- a CDS encoding sensor histidine kinase has protein sequence MSFRTRLILAYTILWVLILVLTLSIAVYSINFGLYGQVERTLLRYVNEVALLYASGRAGEISLPRSGPINVSFYSTGGQLLIAPSPDFEHIVPKHFIRSASNTAKPYYAPSFMAAYQAIPGAVVVVSQDTRYIESISATVRNTLIQGMAFLLPLGALLIVLAARLSLIPLHRAASEVDKRGPRNLEPIHYTGPKDDLGVMVEKVNDLLGELREAQARERAFLAEVSHELRTPLTSLNGYLERLSRNPGDTEMLERARKIAAHTVRMVQDLLALARGEAERSVNPHIINLGDLLRQAVGEYPGVVLKMPREFPEVLGDPDRLLQLARNLIANAVRAAGSPEKVQVRVWMVKEPTDNPPDPYESADELRTTSTPEMKPPKQPWAAFAVVDRGPGIAPEVLPRLFTRFARGPEGGTGLGLAIAKQIAEAHGGEIRVASRPGETRFTVFLPLLAEEE, from the coding sequence ATGTCCTTCCGCACCCGACTGATCCTGGCCTATACGATCCTGTGGGTGCTGATTCTGGTGCTGACCCTGAGCATCGCCGTCTACAGCATCAACTTCGGCCTGTATGGGCAGGTTGAACGCACCCTCCTGCGTTACGTCAACGAGGTGGCTTTGCTGTACGCCTCAGGGCGCGCTGGGGAGATCAGCCTACCCCGCTCCGGCCCCATCAATGTGAGCTTTTACAGCACAGGCGGGCAACTTCTGATAGCCCCCAGCCCCGATTTTGAGCACATAGTACCCAAACACTTTATTCGTTCGGCCAGCAACACGGCCAAGCCCTACTATGCCCCCAGCTTTATGGCGGCCTACCAGGCCATACCGGGGGCGGTGGTGGTGGTCAGCCAGGACACCCGCTACATCGAGAGCATCTCAGCCACCGTGCGCAATACCCTGATCCAGGGGATGGCTTTTCTATTGCCCTTGGGGGCTCTTTTGATTGTGCTGGCGGCCCGCCTCTCGCTCATTCCCCTGCACCGCGCGGCCTCGGAGGTGGACAAGCGCGGCCCGCGCAACCTCGAGCCCATCCACTACACCGGCCCCAAGGACGACCTGGGGGTGATGGTGGAGAAGGTCAACGACCTGCTGGGCGAGCTGCGCGAGGCCCAGGCACGCGAGCGGGCCTTCCTGGCCGAGGTATCGCACGAGCTGCGCACCCCCCTCACCTCGCTCAATGGCTACCTCGAGCGCCTCAGCCGCAACCCCGGCGATACCGAGATGCTCGAGCGCGCCCGTAAGATTGCAGCCCATACCGTCCGCATGGTGCAGGATCTCCTGGCCCTGGCCCGCGGTGAGGCCGAACGCAGCGTGAACCCACACATCATCAATCTTGGCGACCTGCTGCGGCAGGCGGTGGGCGAGTATCCGGGCGTGGTTCTCAAAATGCCCCGCGAATTTCCCGAGGTGTTAGGCGACCCCGACCGCCTGCTGCAACTGGCCCGTAACCTGATTGCCAACGCGGTGCGGGCTGCTGGAAGTCCGGAGAAAGTACAGGTGCGGGTCTGGATGGTCAAGGAGCCTACCGACAACCCCCCCGACCCCTACGAGTCCGCCGATGAGCTACGCACCACCTCCACCCCCGAGATGAAGCCCCCCAAGCAGCCCTGGGCGGCCTTTGCTGTGGTGGATCGGGGGCCGGGCATCGCCCCCGAGGTGCTCCCGCGCCTGTTCACCCGCTTCGCCCGCGGCCCCGAGGGCGGAACCGGGCTGGGGCTGGCTATCGCCAAGCAGATTGCCGAAGCCCACGGGGGCGAAATTCGCGTAGCCAGCCGGCCTGGCGAGACCCGTTTTACCGTGTTCCTGCCACTGCTGGCCGAAGAAGAGTAG
- a CDS encoding DeoR/GlpR family DNA-binding transcription regulator: MPSLEATFRHQDILEMLRRDGRVKVRKLAQHFGVSTVTIRTDLEYLEQQGALRRTRGGAVPAEIKRFELPLEETRQVHAREKESIGSYAASLVRDGETIIVDVGSTTTELAKALPPSLKNVVVITSALNIALLLESHPGVTVIVTGGTLRPLQHSLVNPYGTLLLREINADKAFIGCNGVHPDKGFTNTNLQEAEIKRAMIEAAREIIVLADHSKLMQIAAARIGPLEIAHLLVTDRKAKKEDLELLRQRGLEVAVARQP; the protein is encoded by the coding sequence ATGCCCTCCCTCGAAGCCACCTTCCGACATCAAGACATCCTGGAGATGCTCCGCCGGGATGGACGGGTCAAGGTACGCAAGCTGGCCCAGCATTTCGGTGTTTCTACGGTCACCATCCGCACCGACCTGGAATACCTGGAACAGCAGGGGGCGCTGCGGCGCACGCGGGGGGGCGCCGTACCCGCCGAGATCAAGCGCTTCGAGCTGCCCCTGGAGGAAACCCGCCAGGTGCACGCCAGAGAAAAAGAAAGCATCGGTAGTTACGCAGCCAGCCTGGTGCGCGACGGCGAGACAATTATTGTGGACGTGGGCAGCACCACCACCGAGCTGGCCAAAGCCCTCCCGCCCTCTTTGAAGAACGTGGTGGTCATTACCAGTGCGCTCAACATCGCCTTGCTGCTGGAGTCGCACCCCGGCGTCACCGTCATCGTCACAGGCGGTACGCTACGGCCTTTGCAGCACTCGCTGGTCAACCCCTACGGCACCCTGCTGTTGCGGGAGATCAACGCCGACAAAGCCTTTATCGGCTGCAACGGGGTGCACCCCGACAAAGGCTTCACCAACACCAACCTGCAAGAGGCCGAGATTAAGCGGGCCATGATCGAGGCCGCCCGTGAGATTATCGTGTTGGCCGACCACAGCAAGCTCATGCAGATCGCCGCCGCCCGCATCGGGCCGCTGGAAATAGCCCACCTGCTCGTCACCGACCGCAAGGCTAAAAAAGAAGACCTCGAGCTCCTGCGGCAGCGGGGGCTCGAGGTTGCGGTAGCACGGCAGCCCTAA
- a CDS encoding ABC transporter substrate-binding protein, with protein MKRLLVLGTALALTLASAQSIQGNPNLRGEITVWSWDIAAKALQANIPGFNKLFPNVKVNVVDLGNQATYDRGLAGCAAGGGDLPDVYSVENNEAEVFWARFPNCFTDLNTLQPAASTLRNQFPAFKWTELTVGNKVFAMPWDSGPVVMFYRRDIYSQAGVNPATIRTWDDFIAAGRRIAQATNNRVKVGVIANGQDDEWFRMLANQNGCFYFNNEANAVTVNQPGCVTALETVKKLIDAGIVMQGGWNEQIQAFKAGTVATSMFGAWYEGTIRSNAPEQSGKWGVYPMPASRPGGVRAANLGGSALAIPASSRNKEAAWAFVRYALGTTEGQVTMLKEFGLVPSLLAATRDPYVAQPQPYWGNQRIWQVILGTLGNVPAARGTQFFQEARAIMVKTQADYVAGRFPSAKAALDAAAQQISQATGLPIAR; from the coding sequence ATGAAACGTCTACTGGTTCTAGGAACGGCCCTGGCCCTCACGCTGGCCTCGGCCCAGTCCATACAGGGGAACCCCAACCTGCGCGGCGAGATCACCGTGTGGAGCTGGGACATCGCGGCCAAAGCCCTACAGGCCAACATCCCCGGCTTCAACAAACTCTTCCCCAACGTTAAGGTCAACGTGGTGGATCTCGGCAACCAGGCCACCTACGACCGCGGCCTGGCCGGCTGTGCTGCCGGCGGGGGCGACCTGCCCGACGTCTACTCCGTTGAGAACAACGAGGCTGAGGTGTTCTGGGCCCGCTTCCCCAACTGCTTCACCGACCTCAACACCCTGCAGCCCGCCGCCTCCACCCTGCGCAACCAGTTCCCCGCCTTCAAGTGGACCGAGCTCACCGTGGGCAACAAGGTCTTCGCCATGCCCTGGGACTCTGGCCCGGTGGTCATGTTCTACCGGCGCGACATCTACAGCCAGGCGGGTGTCAACCCAGCCACCATCCGCACCTGGGACGACTTCATCGCCGCAGGCCGCCGCATCGCCCAGGCCACCAACAACCGCGTCAAGGTAGGGGTGATTGCCAACGGCCAGGACGACGAGTGGTTCCGTATGCTGGCCAACCAGAACGGCTGCTTCTACTTCAACAACGAGGCCAACGCCGTCACGGTGAACCAGCCCGGCTGTGTAACCGCGCTCGAGACCGTCAAGAAGCTGATTGACGCCGGTATCGTGATGCAAGGCGGCTGGAACGAGCAGATTCAGGCCTTCAAGGCCGGCACCGTAGCCACCAGCATGTTCGGGGCCTGGTACGAAGGCACCATCCGCTCCAACGCCCCCGAGCAGAGCGGTAAGTGGGGCGTGTACCCGATGCCCGCCTCCCGCCCCGGTGGGGTGCGCGCTGCCAACCTGGGCGGCTCAGCCCTGGCCATTCCTGCCTCCTCGCGCAACAAGGAAGCCGCCTGGGCTTTCGTCCGCTATGCCCTGGGTACTACCGAAGGCCAGGTGACCATGCTCAAGGAATTCGGCCTGGTGCCCTCGCTGCTGGCCGCCACCCGCGACCCCTACGTGGCCCAGCCTCAGCCCTACTGGGGCAACCAGCGCATCTGGCAGGTGATCCTGGGCACCCTGGGCAACGTGCCGGCGGCTCGCGGCACCCAGTTCTTCCAGGAAGCCCGCGCCATTATGGTCAAGACCCAGGCTGACTACGTCGCTGGGCGTTTCCCAAGCGCCAAGGCCGCCCTCGACGCTGCCGCCCAGCAGATCTCGCAGGCCACCGGTCTGCCCATCGCACGCTAA
- a CDS encoding carbohydrate ABC transporter permease, whose protein sequence is MKRSATPYLFLLPYLAIFALFWAWPILESLLLSFQNTRVSPPVWNLSINWGRILGDAAFWDALRNTVLILVIQVPLMLALATALAVALNSQLLRAKGFFRFAFFAPVVVGAVAYSAVFRLLFNQNGAVNAALGTQINWIFDPVGAMAVIIITLTWRWTGYNAIIILAGLQSIPKDLYEAAEIDGASPWQQFWRITVPSLRPVLLFCLVLSIIGTLQLFTEPWLITNGGPGTATTTLGVYLYRQGFQNINFGYASTIAYAITLLALVFSIIQLRLFGRES, encoded by the coding sequence GTGAAACGTAGCGCGACCCCCTACCTTTTTCTGCTGCCCTACCTGGCAATTTTCGCTTTGTTCTGGGCCTGGCCCATCCTCGAGTCGCTGCTTTTGTCGTTCCAGAACACCCGGGTCTCCCCCCCGGTTTGGAACCTGAGCATCAACTGGGGCCGCATCCTGGGCGATGCTGCCTTTTGGGACGCCCTGCGCAACACAGTTTTGATTCTGGTAATCCAGGTGCCCCTGATGCTGGCCCTGGCTACCGCGCTGGCCGTTGCGCTGAACTCGCAACTGCTGCGGGCCAAGGGCTTTTTTCGCTTTGCTTTCTTTGCGCCGGTGGTGGTGGGGGCGGTGGCCTACTCGGCGGTGTTCCGCCTGCTTTTTAACCAGAACGGCGCCGTGAACGCCGCTTTAGGCACCCAGATTAACTGGATTTTCGACCCCGTGGGGGCCATGGCGGTCATCATCATCACCCTGACCTGGCGCTGGACCGGCTACAACGCCATCATCATCCTGGCCGGCCTGCAAAGCATCCCCAAGGATCTCTACGAGGCCGCCGAGATAGACGGGGCTAGCCCCTGGCAGCAGTTCTGGCGCATCACCGTACCCAGCCTGCGCCCGGTTTTGCTGTTTTGTCTGGTGCTCTCCATTATCGGAACCCTGCAGCTCTTCACCGAGCCCTGGCTCATCACCAACGGCGGCCCCGGCACCGCCACCACCACCCTGGGGGTCTACCTCTACCGCCAGGGCTTCCAGAACATCAACTTCGGCTACGCCTCCACCATCGCCTACGCCATCACCCTGCTGGCGTTGGTCTTCTCCATCATCCAGCTTCGGCTGTTCGGGAGGGAATCGTGA
- a CDS encoding carbohydrate ABC transporter permease codes for MKRRLWWRSFWLHLFLTPLALLWLAPLWLMFVFSTHPEIAIFSTPTPILPGNQFAANLQSLQADTNFLRALFNSVMVAGIYTVLSIFLTSLAGYAFARFEFWGKGLLFSLVIATLTIPYFAVVIPQFILVAREAKTLLAILIGMAVFGGIAALLAWLRFSPALGRVLWVGYAVAALAYLFLGVPALREAMTFDFRLTNTWWAVILPSLANSLGVFFMRQNFLSLPASLLEAARIDGAGEFRIFFRIAVPLVLPAMAALAIILFLASWNDYLWPLLVLSDREMQTAPVALGSLIGLTRVSWGGIMVGAVMTTLPFLVLFLFLQRYFIAGITAGGVKD; via the coding sequence GTGAAGCGGCGGCTCTGGTGGCGCAGCTTCTGGCTGCACCTGTTCCTGACCCCCCTGGCCCTTCTGTGGCTGGCCCCTTTGTGGCTGATGTTCGTCTTCTCGACCCACCCCGAGATCGCCATCTTCAGCACCCCCACCCCCATCCTGCCGGGCAACCAGTTTGCCGCCAACCTGCAAAGCCTGCAGGCCGACACCAACTTCCTGCGCGCTCTGTTCAACAGCGTGATGGTGGCCGGCATCTACACGGTGCTCTCGATCTTCCTGACCAGCCTGGCCGGGTATGCCTTTGCGCGTTTTGAGTTCTGGGGCAAGGGCCTGCTGTTCTCCCTGGTGATTGCCACCCTGACCATCCCCTACTTTGCGGTGGTGATCCCCCAGTTCATCCTGGTGGCCCGCGAGGCCAAAACCCTGCTGGCAATTCTGATTGGGATGGCGGTGTTTGGCGGTATCGCAGCCCTGCTGGCCTGGCTCCGCTTCTCGCCCGCGCTCGGGCGGGTGCTGTGGGTGGGGTATGCGGTGGCGGCCCTGGCCTACCTCTTCCTGGGGGTGCCGGCCCTGCGCGAGGCCATGACCTTCGACTTCCGCCTCACCAACACCTGGTGGGCGGTGATTCTGCCCTCGCTGGCCAACAGCCTGGGGGTGTTTTTCATGCGGCAGAACTTCCTGAGCCTGCCGGCAAGCCTGCTCGAGGCCGCCCGTATCGATGGGGCCGGGGAGTTCCGCATCTTCTTCCGGATCGCCGTGCCGCTGGTGCTCCCGGCCATGGCCGCCCTGGCCATCATCCTCTTTTTGGCTTCCTGGAACGACTATCTGTGGCCTTTGCTGGTGCTCTCGGATCGGGAGATGCAGACCGCCCCGGTGGCGCTGGGCTCGCTGATTGGGCTCACGCGGGTCTCGTGGGGGGGCATCATGGTGGGGGCGGTCATGACCACCCTGCCCTTCCTGGTTCTGTTCTTGTTTTTGCAGCGCTACTTTATTGCGGGCATTACCGCGGGAGGGGTGAAGGATTAA
- a CDS encoding beta-galactosidase: MLGVCYYPEHWPRERWAEDARRMRALGLTYVRIGEFAWSAIEPDPGRFTWDWLDAAIETLGEAGLKVVLGTPTATPPKWLIDQHPDILAYDIQGRPRKFGSRRHYSFSSRVYLEEARRIVTLLAQRYGPNPFVAGWQTDNEYGCHDTTRSYGPEDLRAFRLWLQARYGSIEALNQAWGNVFWSMTYRAFGEIDLPNQTVTEANPAHWLDFYRFSSDQVAAFNRMQAEILRQYAPEKFIVHNFMGYTPDFDHFKLAQDLDIAGWDSYPLGFTDMDVLPCTAEEKLRYAHTGHPDMAAFHHDLYRGVKPRWWVMEQQPGPVNWAHHNPSPAPGMVRLWTWEALAHGAEVVSYFRWRQFPQAQEQFHAGLNRPDFEPDLGFFEAQQVAQELSRLSLPQSSPAPVALVFDYEADWVFRIQPQGQEFVYRDLVWHFYQALRSLGLDVDVVPPGADLHPYRLVVVPSLPILRKAALQAFKEAPGAVVFGPRTGSKTEALGIPAQLPPGALQALLPLKVTRVESWRPGLSETLTWQGQSWPVGVWKEWIESSLTPVATFADGRGAIYQHHHRHYLAFWPGREFLQSYLAEVAQSLGLPIQPLPEGLRMRRRGPWVFAFNYTDRPQTAPTPQGARFVLGGPTVAPYDLSIWVEE, translated from the coding sequence ATGTTAGGTGTCTGCTACTACCCCGAACACTGGCCCCGCGAACGCTGGGCCGAGGATGCCCGGCGCATGCGCGCGCTGGGCCTGACCTACGTGCGCATTGGCGAGTTTGCCTGGAGCGCCATAGAACCCGACCCGGGCCGCTTTACCTGGGACTGGCTGGATGCGGCCATCGAGACCCTGGGCGAAGCTGGTCTCAAGGTGGTGCTGGGCACCCCCACCGCCACCCCCCCCAAGTGGCTCATCGACCAGCACCCCGACATCCTGGCCTACGATATCCAGGGCCGGCCCCGCAAGTTTGGCTCGCGCCGGCACTACAGCTTCAGCAGCCGGGTTTACCTCGAGGAGGCCCGCCGCATCGTAACCCTGCTGGCCCAGCGCTACGGCCCCAACCCCTTTGTGGCCGGCTGGCAGACCGATAACGAGTACGGCTGCCACGACACCACTCGCAGCTACGGCCCCGAAGACCTGCGGGCCTTCCGGCTGTGGCTACAGGCCCGCTACGGCAGCATCGAGGCCCTCAATCAGGCCTGGGGCAACGTCTTCTGGAGCATGACCTACCGGGCTTTTGGCGAGATCGACCTGCCCAACCAAACCGTTACCGAGGCCAACCCCGCGCACTGGCTGGATTTTTACCGCTTTAGCTCGGATCAGGTGGCCGCTTTTAATCGCATGCAGGCCGAAATCCTGCGGCAGTATGCTCCCGAGAAGTTCATTGTGCACAACTTCATGGGCTACACCCCGGACTTCGACCACTTCAAGCTGGCCCAGGATCTTGATATAGCCGGCTGGGACAGCTACCCCCTGGGCTTTACCGATATGGACGTGCTGCCCTGCACAGCGGAGGAAAAGCTCCGCTACGCCCACACCGGCCACCCCGATATGGCCGCCTTCCACCACGACCTCTACCGCGGGGTCAAGCCGCGCTGGTGGGTCATGGAGCAGCAGCCGGGGCCGGTCAACTGGGCCCACCACAACCCCTCCCCGGCCCCCGGCATGGTGCGGCTGTGGACCTGGGAGGCCCTGGCCCATGGTGCCGAGGTGGTGAGCTACTTCCGCTGGCGGCAGTTTCCCCAGGCCCAGGAGCAGTTCCACGCCGGACTCAACCGGCCCGATTTCGAGCCCGACCTGGGCTTCTTCGAGGCCCAGCAGGTGGCCCAGGAGCTCAGCCGACTGTCCCTGCCCCAAAGCAGCCCAGCCCCTGTGGCCCTGGTCTTCGACTACGAGGCCGACTGGGTTTTCCGCATCCAGCCGCAGGGCCAGGAGTTTGTGTACCGCGACCTGGTCTGGCACTTCTATCAGGCCCTGCGCAGCCTGGGGCTGGACGTGGATGTGGTGCCCCCGGGGGCCGACCTGCACCCCTACCGGCTGGTGGTGGTGCCCAGCCTGCCCATCCTGCGCAAAGCGGCCTTGCAGGCCTTCAAAGAGGCACCTGGCGCGGTGGTGTTTGGGCCGCGCACTGGCTCCAAAACCGAGGCCCTGGGCATACCGGCCCAGCTACCCCCCGGCGCTTTGCAGGCGCTGCTGCCCCTCAAGGTAACCCGGGTGGAAAGCTGGCGCCCCGGCTTGAGCGAAACCCTCACCTGGCAGGGCCAGTCCTGGCCGGTGGGGGTCTGGAAGGAGTGGATCGAGTCCAGCCTCACCCCGGTCGCCACCTTTGCCGATGGCAGGGGGGCCATCTACCAGCACCACCACCGGCACTACCTGGCCTTCTGGCCGGGCCGGGAGTTTCTGCAAAGCTATCTGGCCGAGGTGGCCCAGAGCCTGGGCTTGCCAATCCAACCCCTGCCCGAGGGCTTGCGCATGCGGCGGCGGGGGCCCTGGGTGTTCGCCTTCAACTACACCGACCGGCCCCAGACCGCCCCAACCCCCCAGGGCGCCCGGTTCGTTTTGGGTGGCCCCACCGTGGCCCCCTATGATTTGAGCATCTGGGTTGAGGAGTGA
- a CDS encoding glycoside hydrolase family 36 protein has translation MQIQGYEFSISAGRLEETLGGYLLSGKTVQIGHPFGRTLYFKHGWQSWSEAGWVSLKESPKPILPPERRPQCDDPAYALSPVHGGSGLGGLEGHDGRMLFLGALRPGARIEADRLSLKGSSDHETQWFLAYGEQQQVLARYTELLANTLGIRGQPPAPRVWCSWYSYYSDISESKMLQTIAALQGLPFEVFQLDDGWQQNMGDWEPNHKFPSGMSAIALRAQSQGLTPGLWLAPFIARPSSNLFKEHPDWFLRDEQGELVLAGTNWGGYYALDVTLPAVQDWLQRLIQKVRGWGYRYLKLDFLFAAALPGQRHSGASREEAYREALRLIREAAGDDVYILACGAPILASLGLVDGLRIGPDVAPYWDNEDRRVYLHDPTGPAAYNALRTSLHRLWLKPLVHTDPDVAYFRTRYNLLTPAQRVVLQDLALVAGFKATSDPPEWLDGDEREGLKEWLEASPSILQTGPYTFKIGEREVDFSSWLEI, from the coding sequence GTGCAGATTCAGGGCTATGAGTTCAGCATCAGCGCGGGGCGGCTCGAGGAAACCCTGGGCGGCTACCTGCTGAGCGGCAAAACCGTGCAGATCGGGCACCCCTTTGGGCGCACGCTCTACTTCAAGCACGGCTGGCAGAGCTGGAGCGAGGCCGGCTGGGTGAGCCTGAAAGAGAGCCCCAAACCCATCCTGCCCCCCGAGCGCCGCCCCCAGTGCGACGACCCAGCCTACGCCCTCTCACCTGTACACGGCGGCAGCGGCCTGGGGGGCCTCGAGGGCCACGACGGGCGGATGCTCTTCCTGGGGGCTCTGCGTCCGGGGGCGCGCATCGAGGCTGACCGCCTGAGCCTCAAGGGCTCGAGCGACCACGAGACCCAGTGGTTTCTGGCCTACGGCGAACAGCAGCAGGTGCTGGCCCGCTACACCGAACTGCTGGCTAACACCCTGGGGATCCGGGGCCAGCCGCCCGCCCCCCGGGTCTGGTGTAGCTGGTACAGCTATTACAGCGATATCTCAGAAAGCAAGATGCTGCAGACCATCGCCGCTTTGCAGGGCCTGCCCTTTGAGGTGTTCCAGCTCGACGATGGCTGGCAGCAAAACATGGGCGACTGGGAGCCCAACCACAAGTTCCCCTCGGGCATGAGCGCTATCGCCCTGCGGGCCCAGAGCCAGGGCCTGACCCCCGGCCTCTGGCTGGCCCCCTTTATTGCCCGGCCCAGCTCCAACCTGTTCAAGGAGCACCCCGACTGGTTCTTGCGCGACGAGCAGGGCGAGCTGGTTCTGGCGGGCACCAACTGGGGCGGCTACTACGCGCTGGACGTGACCCTGCCAGCAGTGCAAGACTGGCTGCAGCGCCTGATCCAGAAGGTGCGGGGCTGGGGCTACCGCTACTTAAAGCTGGACTTCCTGTTTGCAGCGGCCCTGCCCGGTCAAAGGCATAGCGGAGCCTCGAGGGAAGAGGCCTACCGCGAAGCGCTCCGTCTCATCCGCGAGGCCGCCGGTGACGACGTGTACATTCTGGCCTGCGGGGCCCCCATCCTCGCCTCGCTGGGCTTGGTGGACGGGCTGCGCATTGGGCCGGACGTGGCCCCTTACTGGGACAACGAAGACCGGCGGGTGTACCTGCACGACCCCACCGGCCCCGCGGCCTACAACGCCCTGCGCACCAGCCTGCACCGCCTCTGGCTGAAGCCGCTGGTGCACACCGACCCCGACGTGGCCTACTTCCGCACCCGCTACAACCTGCTCACCCCGGCCCAGCGCGTGGTGTTGCAAGACCTGGCCCTGGTCGCGGGCTTCAAGGCCACCTCCGACCCCCCCGAGTGGCTGGACGGCGATGAGCGGGAAGGGCTCAAGGAGTGGCTCGAGGCCAGCCCCTCCATCCTCCAGACCGGCCCCTACACCTTCAAAATTGGCGAGCGGGAGGTGGATTTCTCGAGCTGGCTGGAGATCTGA
- the galT gene encoding galactose-1-phosphate uridylyltransferase, whose protein sequence is MHKRVYAKKDGRMLYLYGLKPHTLPALEEGENTGQAQSHARWHPLRQEWVVFAASRQGRTFLPPKEYDPLAPSKPGGFPTEIPFEDFEIAVFQNRWPSLSPHAGAPPEGLVIPTRDAQGDCEVVVYTPEHSGSLASLSPERRELLVRVWADRYRELYARPQIQYVMPFENRGEQMGVTLHHPHGQIYAYPWIPPILQKELEAFQKSPVLLNLLPHLGPYTVLEDAHVLACIPPFARYPYEVLVFPKQFRPGLWAFTEEEISSFARVLGQVVQKLDNLFHKPMPYVMALHAAPKGAEEVFHFHVEFYPALRTADKLKYLAGTELAAGTFAMDALPEETARVLREVAI, encoded by the coding sequence ATGCATAAACGTGTATATGCCAAAAAAGACGGCCGGATGCTCTACCTGTACGGCCTGAAGCCCCACACCCTGCCGGCGCTCGAGGAGGGCGAAAACACCGGCCAGGCCCAGTCCCACGCCCGCTGGCACCCCCTGCGGCAGGAGTGGGTGGTGTTTGCCGCCAGCCGCCAGGGGCGCACCTTCCTGCCCCCCAAGGAGTACGACCCCCTGGCCCCCAGCAAACCCGGCGGCTTCCCCACCGAGATCCCCTTCGAAGACTTTGAGATCGCCGTCTTCCAGAACCGCTGGCCCTCCCTCTCCCCCCACGCCGGGGCGCCGCCCGAAGGCCTGGTCATCCCCACCCGCGACGCCCAGGGTGACTGCGAGGTGGTGGTGTACACCCCCGAGCACAGCGGCAGCCTGGCCTCCTTAAGCCCCGAGCGGCGCGAGCTGCTGGTGCGGGTCTGGGCCGACCGCTACCGCGAGCTGTACGCCCGCCCCCAGATCCAGTACGTGATGCCCTTCGAGAACCGGGGCGAGCAGATGGGGGTCACGCTGCACCACCCCCATGGGCAAATTTACGCCTACCCCTGGATTCCCCCCATTTTGCAAAAGGAGCTCGAGGCCTTCCAGAAAAGCCCGGTGCTGCTCAACCTGCTGCCCCACCTGGGGCCCTACACGGTGCTGGAAGATGCACACGTGCTGGCCTGCATTCCGCCTTTTGCCCGCTACCCCTACGAGGTGCTGGTCTTTCCCAAGCAGTTCCGCCCCGGCCTGTGGGCTTTCACCGAGGAGGAAATAAGCAGTTTTGCCAGGGTGTTGGGCCAGGTGGTGCAAAAGCTGGATAACCTGTTCCACAAGCCCATGCCCTACGTGATGGCCCTGCACGCCGCCCCCAAAGGCGCTGAGGAGGTCTTCCACTTCCACGTGGAGTTCTACCCGGCCCTGCGCACCGCCGACAAGCTCAAGTACCTGGCTGGCACCGAGCTGGCCGCCGGCACCTTTGCCATGGATGCCCTGCCCGAGGAGACCGCGCGGGTGCTGCGCGAGGTGGCGATCTGA